In Mammaliicoccus sp. Marseille-Q6498, the genomic stretch TAAGTTAATAATGTCATCATTTGCGCCGTCTTCTTTAATTTGTTTAATATCTTTATCATATATATTGTAAATCCAATATGGGTCTACTTTTACGTATAAACATTGATGTTGTTTTAAATATTTTTCAAGCGCTTTGAAATAATATTTTACTAATTCTAAATCACTATAATCCATTACAGGACCACGATTAGAATAGTATACATAACTACCAAGTGTAGGTATTTTCGAGAACAAACTTGCTGCAACTACTTGGTTATTGTCATCTTTAACGCCTAATAAGACAACTTGGAAACCATCATTTTCTCTTGTTCTAATATTTTCTTTTACTTGAAAATAATGACTCTCATATTTACTATCAGAAACGAAATCGTCATATTCAGTAACCGTTAACTCTGTAAATTTCATATTATCTAAATTCCTCTCTTACTGAAAATCATTTATTTTTTTAATACTTTTTTAATTGATGTATAAGCTTTATAAGCTGGTTTATTGATTGGTTTTACAAAATCACCAATGTATTCATAAACATCTGCATTGTAACCTTTTTTAAATTTAATAACACCCACGTCTGGTGCATCTTCTGAAAAGTCGCCACTAATTCCGTAGAAGTTGTAACGATTAATATTATGTTCTAACGCATACTTAATCATTTCCCATTGTATTGCATAACTACCCGCAAAATGACGATACTCATTTGAAGAACCACCAGCATAATAAACCACTTCAAATTGATTTATTATGAAAAATCCTGCAGCTATTGGTAAAGTGTCACCATGTGTTGTTCTAAGTTGTTTAGCTTCTTCAAGTTTCGTTTCATTCGCATCTCTTTGTAGTTTAAGATTATCAATTTTGTTAACAGTTTTTTGATTATCCGGCTTTTTTTCTAAATCTTTTTCAGCTTTTAAAATATCTTTATTATACTGTTCATGTTCTTTTTCCAATTGTGGAATATATGTTTCAAAATCAATATAAGCTAAAGGCATTTTGACATTATCAAAATATTTCAATCTATTATAATAGAAATCATCCCCACGGTCATCAAAATCCTTTTTCTCAGTCGTATCT encodes the following:
- a CDS encoding aminoacyltransferase, producing MKFTNLTTGEFEAFTNQMPYAHFTQEVGNYELKISEGTSTHLVGVKDDHDEVVAACLLTSVPVMKKFNYFYSNRGPVMDYDNKELVDFFFKEIVTYLKGYKGLFFRIDPYLPYQLRDHDGDVKKSFNRDGLIQQFESLGYEHQGFSTGFHPIHQIRWHSVLDLEGMDEKTLIKNMDSLRKRNTKKVQKNGVKVRFLSEDEMPIFRQFMEDTTEKKDFDDRGDDFYYNRLKYFDNVKMPLAYIDFETYIPQLEKEHEQYNKDILKAEKDLEKKPDNQKTVNKIDNLKLQRDANETKLEEAKQLRTTHGDTLPIAAGFFIINQFEVVYYAGGSSNEYRHFAGSYAIQWEMIKYALEHNINRYNFYGISGDFSEDAPDVGVIKFKKGYNADVYEYIGDFVKPINKPAYKAYTSIKKVLKK